A genomic window from Mobula hypostoma chromosome 14, sMobHyp1.1, whole genome shotgun sequence includes:
- the sult5a1 gene encoding sulfotransferase family 5A, member 1, whose amino-acid sequence MQVPPAMANLNVTVRSSGIDFPGHLHTLQSLQYAQEFQFQDTDTVIITYPKSGTTWMQEILTLIYSDGDTLPAKTIPNWLRAPWIEHYYSESVLVNKSDHRILTSHLPYHFLAKPLKQSNAKVIYVARNPKDIVVSFYHFHKIANFLPEPGTFGEFLDKFLIGEVNFGSWFEHIKEWQSHRDELNFLFITYEELKKDLRKSVTKLCNFLEHPLLPNAVDAIVRHCTFENMKENKMINYTLIPKEIINHERGKFMRKGVVGDWKEHFTHEQKQAFEKIFQNEMSNSNITLNYPL is encoded by the exons ATGCAGGTACCACCAGCCATGGCTAACCTCAACGTGACAGTTCGGAGCTCAGGCATCGACTTTCCAGGGCACCTACACACACTGCAGTCTTTACAATACGCTCAGGAGTTCCAGTTTCAGGACACTGATACGGTGATCATTACGTATCCCAAATCAG GTACCACGTGGATGCAGGAGATCCTCACACTTATTTACAGTGATGGGGACACACTGCCTGCGAAAACTATCCCAAACTGGCTTCGTGCTCCATGGATTGAACATTACTATTCTGAGAGTGTTCTAGTGAACAAATCGGACCATCGAATTCTCACCAGTCACCTTCCCTATCACTTCCTCGCCAAGCCTCTCAAACAGTCCAATGCAAAG GTGATTTATGTTGCAAGAAATCCAAAGGACATAGTTGTTTCTTTTtatcatttccacaaaattgcaAACTTTCTACCCGAGCCTGGGACTTTTGGGGAATTTCTGGACAAATTTTTAATCGGAGAAG TGAACTTTGGATCGTGGTTTGAACATATCAAAGAATGGCAGAGTCACAGGGATGAACTCAACTTCTTATTTATCACCTATGAGGAGCTCAAAAAG GACCTGAGAAAATCTGTCACAAAATTGTGTAACTTTTTGGAGCATCCTCTCTTACCCAATGCAGTAGATGCAATTGTACGGCACTGCACTTTCGAAAACATGAAAGAAAACAAGATGATCAACTACACACTTATTCCCAAAGAAATAATAAACCACGAAAGAGGAAAATTCATGAGGAAAG GGGTAGTTGGAGACTGGAAGGAGCATTTCACACATGAACAGAAACAAGCTTTTGAGAAAATATTTCAGAATGAAATGAGCAATTCCAACATTACGCTCAACTATCCTTTATAG